Part of the Pseudomonas abietaniphila genome is shown below.
CAGCCAACTTGCCGGCCCCGCAACCGTTGAGCGCTGACATGCTCAACGAGATGCCGGCCGGTCTGCCTTCCGAGCTGCTGCAACGTCGTCCGGATATCCTCCAGGCCGAACACAGCCTGAAAGCCGCCAACGCCAACATCGGTGCCGCCCGCGCCGCGTTCTTCCCGAGCATCAGCCTGACGGCCAGTGCAGGTACGGCGAGTGGCGACCTGAGCGGTCTGTTCAAAGGCGGTTCGGGCACCTGGCTGTTCACGCCGAAGATCAATCTGCCGATCTTCAACGCGGGTAGCCTGCGAGCCAGTCTGGATTACTCCAAGATCCAGAAGGACATTGGCATCGCCAACTACGAGAAGGCGATTCAGACAGGGTTCCAGGAAGTCTCCGACGGTCTGGCCGCGCGCAAGACCTTCACCGATCAGCTCAAGGCGCAGAACGACTTCGTGGCTGCCAACCAGGACTACTACCGTCTGGCTGAGCGCCGTTACCGCATCGGGATCGACAGCAACCTGACCTTCCTCGACGCGCAGCGTCAGTTGTTCAGTGCGCAGCAGTCGTTGATCACGGATCGTCTGTCGCAGTTGTCCAGCGAGGTGAATCTGTACCGCGCGCTGGGCGGCGGTTGGTATGAGCAGACCCAGAACGGCCAGAAACAGCCGACTTCGGGTGATGTGCCGGCCATGCGGATGTTCTGATTTTTTGCTTCATGAGAAAACCCACCGTTTGGTGGGTTTTTTTATGGGCTTTTTTAGCGGTTGGATCGTGCGGATATTGGCCAGGGCAAGCGCGCTCCTGCAGTGCGGCGTGCGGACGATTGATGCACGGATCAAGATGCAATGAGCCTTCCAGGATCGTTCCAACGCTCTGCGTGGGAATGCCTGCCAGGACGCTCTGCGTCCACGTGACGCAGAGCGTCAGCCGCTGCGTTACCACACGGAGCGTGGGAACGATCAAAAAAGCATCGGATGACGTAACTCTTGTAGGAGCGTGGCTTGTCCCGCGATCTACCGCGCAGCGGTAGCGAATCCAGGAGACTGGATAATGCCTGACACTCCGCGTGCTTAAGACTTGCTGCCGGTCCCCGGCAGATCGCGGGACCAGCCACGCTCCTACAGTTAAGAATGCAGCGCAGAGGATTGATGCAACAATCAAGGAAGCGATGAGCGTTCGGTCGTACCTGATACACCGCATGCATCGGATTTGCTGCCGGTTCCCGGCAGATCGTCCGAGTGCGGCCCCACGGAGCGTCGTCGGAGTGCGGGTACCCGACGAAGTCGGGCCTAGCCGGGAGCAGACACTTGGTTACTTGGTGTCTTTTCAAGTAACTCGCCTAAGGCGGAACGCTTCTGCCGTTAGGCAGAACCACTGCCAGTGTCACCCAAGACAATGGATCTGCACACGACGCTAAATCCGATTCATCCCAACAAAAACTCCGTCACCCTCCACGTAAACGTCTCCCCCAACTCAACACTCGACAGATGCGCCGCGTAGTAATCAGACAACTGCGAACCATGGATATGATTCTGCAAATAATGCCCGTCAGCCACCGTCGTCACCGCATCATGACTGCCACAGATAATCAGCGTATCCACCGTAATAGACCCAAGCTGCTTACGAAAATCAGCATCACGCACCGCCGCACAACACGCCGCATAGCCCAGCGGAGAAGTGTTGGCCAGCACGTCCGTCACCGGCGTGACCTTATCCGCGTGATCGCGGGCAAACTCCGGCGTGAACCAACGCCCTACCGCACCGGCGCCCAATTCCTTCATCGCCTGAGCACCACCCTTCTCCACCATCTCGATCCGCGGCCCCCACATTTCAGGACCGCCGATCTTCGCGGCGGTGTTACACAGGACCAGCTTATCCAGACGATCATTGGCATGAATGCCCAGCCACTGACCGATCAGCCCGCCCATCGACAGCCCACAGAAATGCGCGCGTTTGACCTTCAGGGCATCAAGCAGCGCCAGCACGTCGCGCCCTAGCCGCTCAATCGTGTAAGGGCCGTGAGTGACAAGAGACCTGCCATGGCCACGGGTGTCATAACGCACCACCCGAAAGGACTTCTTGAATGCGTCGATCTGCGCGTCCCACATGTGCAGATCGGTGCCCAGCGAGTTGGACAGCACCAGCACCGGAGCGCCAGCGGGTCCCTCGACCTCGTAATACATTTCACCGTCTTCAAGTTGTACGAATGCCATAGCAGCTCCTTTTTATCGAGCACTTGCGAGAAAATCATTGAGGAGTATGGATGACGCGCGCCTGATCGCAGGCGCGCGCGGATGAATCAGTGGTCTTCGTGCAGGTATACCGGCTTCTTCGGCAGACGCAGGCTGAAGAGGAAGGCAATCGCCATCATGGCCGTCACGTACCAGTAGAAGATGTTTTCCGACCCCATGTTCTTGAAGCTCAGTGCCACGAACTCCGCCGAACCGCCGAAGATGGCGTTGGCAACGGCGTACGCCAGGCCCACGCCCAATGCACGGACATGCACCGGGAACATTTCGGCTTTGACCAGGCCGCTGATCGAGGTGTAGAAGCTGACGATCGCCAGCGCCAGGGTGATCAGGACGAACGCCAGGACCGGACTGGTGGTGGTTTTCAGGGTCATCAGCAACGGCACGGTGCAGATCGTGCCCAGCGCACCGAACCACAGCATCGACGCACGACGACCGATCTTGTCCGCCAATGCGCCGAACACCGGCTGCATGCACATGTACAGGAACAGCGCGCCGGTCATGATGTAGCTGGCGACCTTGGGGTCCATGTGAACGGTGTTCACCAGGTATTTCTGCATGTACGTGGTAAAGGTGTAGAAAATCAGCGAGCCGCCGGCGGTGTAACCCAGCACGGTAATGAACGCGGCTTTGTGGTCACGGAACAGCGCGGCGATGCTGCCCGCGTCCTTGTCCTGACGCACGTCGGCAGTGGTGGTCTCTTTCAGCGAGCGACGCAGCAACAGCGAGATGACGGCAGCCACGGCGCCGACCACGAATGGAATCCGCCAGCCGTAGGCTTTCAGCTCATCGGCATTGAGAAACTGTTGCAGGATGACCACGGTCAGGACTGCCAGCAATTGACCGCCAATCAGCGTCACGTACTGGAAGGACGCGAAGAAACCACGCTGCCCCCGCAGCGCGACCTCACTCATGTACGTCGCCGTGGTGCCGTATTCGCCCCCGACCGACAGGCCCTGAAACAGGCGCGCGACCAGCAGCAGAAATGGCGCCCAGGCACCGATTGAGGCGTAGGTCGGCAAGCAGGCGATCACCAGCGAACCGGCGCACATCATAAGGACCGAAATCATCATTGAGTTTTTGCGGCCATGCTTGTCGGCGACGCGGCCAAACAGCCAGCCACCGATAGGACGCATCAGGAAGCCCGCCGCGAATACGCCTGCGGTGTTGAGCAGTTGCACGGTCGGGTCGTCAGACGGGAAGAAGGCCGGTGCGAAATAGATGGCGCAGAAGGCGTAGACATAGAAGTCGAACCATTCCACGAGGTTGCCTGAAGAGGCGCCCACAATCGCAAAAATCCGTTTGCTCCTTTCTTCTCCGGTGTAGTGAGTCGTTGTCATTATTGTTTCCCCAGTTTTTATAAGTACCAGCCCGTTCGAGCCTTCAACGGCCAGTCTACGACATAGTCTGCAACACTTGGACTTAAGCAGTAACACTTCGACATCACAAGGACAACCACCCAAGCCATCGAGTTGCCTGTTCGTGGAGGCAGCCGATGGCTCGGGTAGTTGGACTCGTCAGGTGTCGCTTATCGTTCTATTACCAAGGCCAGACCCTGTCCCACGCCGACGCACATGGTGACCAATCCCTTGCTGCCGCCGGTTTTCTCCAATTGATGCAACGCTGTCAGCACCAGGCGCGCCCCGCTCATGCCCAACGGGTGGCCTAGGGAAATGGCACCACCGTTCGGGTTGACCTTGGGCGAGTCGTCGGCGATGCCGAGTTCACGCATGACCGCCAGGCCTTGGCTGGCGAAGGCTTCGTTGAGTTCAATGACGTCAAAATCTAAAACGGCCAGGCCCAGACGCTCGACCAGCTTGCGCACCGCCGGAACCGGACCGATGCCCATGACGCGGGGCAAGACGCCCGCACTGGCCATGCCCAAGACACGGGCGCGTGGGGTCAGGCCGTGTTTTTTGACCGCCTCGGCTGATGCCAGGATCAGCGCAACAGCGCCGTCGTTCAGACCGGCCGCGTTACCGGCAGTCACGGTCTTGCCGGCACCATTGACCGGCTTCAATTTGGCCAACCCTTCCAAACTGGTGTCCGCACGCGGATGTTCATCCTGATCGACGATGGTTTCGCCTTTCTTGTGAGCAATCCGCACCGGCACGATTTCTTCGGCAAAGAACCCCGAAGCCTGCGCGGCGGCGGTCCGTTGCTGACTGCGCAGCGCGAAAGCGTCCTGATCTTCTCGGGACACCTTGAAGTCCTCGGCGACGTTGTCGCCGGTCTGCGGCATGGTTTCGACGCCGTACTGGTCTTTCATCTGCGGGTTGACGAAGCGCCAGCCCAGAGTGGTGTCTTCCAGCTTCTGACCGCGACCGAAGGCCGTGTCAGCCTTACCCATCACGAACGGCGCACGGGACATCGACTCGACGCCACCGGCTATCGCCAGCTCCATTTCGCCACAGGCGATGGCGCGGAAGGCGGTGCCCACTGCGTCCAGGCCAGACGCGCAGAGGCGATTGAGGGTGACGCCGGGGACGGTTTCCGGCAATCCGGCCAGCAACGCCGCCATGCGCGCGACGTTACGGTTGTCCTCGCCCGCCTGATTCGCGCAACCGAGGAACACTTCGTCGACCTCGTTCCAGTTCACCGATGGATTGCGCTCCATCAAGGCTTTGATCGGCAGAGCGGCCAGATCGTCCGCTCGGACGGTCGCCAGCGCGCCGCCGAAGCGGCCGATCGGAGTGCGAATGGCATCGCAGATAAAGACGTCACGCATCATGCTTCTCCCGGCGCCTGGCCATGAGCGGCAGCCGTACGCGCTTCCAGGTCACGCAAGGCGCTCAGCTCGTATTCGCTTGGCTCTTCGGAAACCACTACGTTTTCCGCAAAACGCAATTCCCAACCGGTGGCCGCGATCACTTGCTCGCGGGTCACGCCCGGGTGCAGCGTCGTCACGACAAACTCGTTGGTGCCTGCTTCTGGCTCCATGATGCACAGGTCGGTGATGATGCCGACGGGACCTGCGCCGGGCAGGCCGAGGCGTTTGCGAGAATCGCCGCCTTCGCCATGGCCGACGGAGGTCATGAAGTCCAGCTTGTTAACGAACGCACGGGAAGATTGCTTGAGGATGATCAGCACTTCCTTCGCGGAACCGGCGATCTCCGGCGCACCACCGGCTCCCGGCAAGCGCACTTTCGGGTTGTGGTAATCACCGACCACCGTAGTGTTGATGTTGCCGAAACGGTCGACCTGAGCCGCACCGAGGAAACCCACATCGACGCGGCCGCCTTGCAGCCAGTAACGGAAGATTTCGCTGGTGGACACCACAGTGTCTGCGGTTTCGGCCAGCTCGCCGTCGCCGATGGACAGCGGGAGAACGTCAGGCTTGGCGCCAATCGGACCGGACTCGTAAATCAGCACAACGTCAGGTGACGAAGTCAGGCGCGCCAGGTTGGCAGCCTTGGAAGGCAGCCCGATACCGACGAAGCAGACAGAGCCGTTTTTCAAGCGACGGGCAGCGGCCACGGTCATCATTTCACTGGTGGTGTACGTCATTATTTTGCCTCCGAAGCGCGGGCCAGCTTGCTCTGGAACTCACTGAAGTCGCGGGTGCCGTGGATGTATTCGTCGATCCATGCCGTAAACGCCTCACGGTCACGACCGATCGCGTCCCACGCCTGATAGAAACGGTTGTCGCGCTCGTAATAGCCGTGAGCGTAAGAAGGGTGTGCCCCACCCGGTACGACGCAGACCGCGCTAAGGGCCCAGGTCGGCAGTACGCAGGCGTTCATTGGGGCTTTGAGGTCATCGACGATTTCCTCAACGGTAACAATGCAACGCTTGGCCGACAGCGCCGCTTCTTTCTGCACGCCGAGAATGCCCCACAGCAGCACGTTGCCTTTGCGGTCCGCTTTCTGCGCGTGGATCACGGTGACGTCAGGACGCACTGCGGGCACGGCGGCCAGCACTTCGCCGGTGAACGGACAGGTCACCGACTTGATCAGTGGGTTGACCTTCGGCAGGTCAGAGCCGGCGTAAGCGCGCAGGACCGCGAACGGCAAGCCCGAAGCACCCGCCACGTAAGCGTTGGCCAGGTCCGCGTGGCTGTGCTCTTCAATTTCCATTGGCTGCGGCCACTGTTTTTCAACGGCATCGCGCAGGCGGTGCAACGAGCCGACACCTGGGTTGCCACCCCACGAAAAGATCAGCTTTTTCGCACAGCCCGAACCGATCAACTGGTCGTAGATCAGGTCCGGCGTCATGCGAACCAGCGTCAGGTCTTTCTTCTTCTGACGAATGATTTCATGACCGGCGGCGGTAGGAATCAGATGGGTGAAGCCTTCCAGCGCAACGGTGTCGCCATCGTTGACGAATTGCTTCACGGCATCGTGCAGGGAAAGAATTTCAGCCATGGGGTGCTCCAGGTTCAAAAATCTCGATCGGTTAACGGCACGTCGAACAGTGCCGGGATGAGATTCAGGTTATGCCTGAGCGTGGAGCCGAACAATCCGATAATCGACTATCCGTTCGATAATCGAACGGAGAGTGAAAACGGCTTAATCAGGTGAATAACTGAGTGCTCAGATCACGGCTTGCATCGAGCATGATCGGCAGAAACTTCTGCTCCAGTTCGTTGCGCGTCACGCGTCCGGCGCTGGTACTGACATTGAGCGCGGCCAACACCTGGCCCGACGCGTCATACACAGGGACGGCGATCGACCGCAGACCCTGCTCCAGCTCCTGATCGACAATGCACCAGCCTTGCTGGCGAACCTGTTGCAGGCACTCAAGCAACGCTTCTGGCGTGCGCAACGTGCGACTGGTTTTGGGCTGCAGGTCAACATGATCCAGGTATTCCTGAAGCGAGACGTCGTCCAGAGCGGCCAGAAGAATCCTGCCCATGGACGTGCAATACGCCGGTAAACGACCGCCCACCGCCAAATCAACGGAAATCAGCCGCTGGGTGGTCGCCGAACGGGCTATATAAAGGATGTCGTCCCCCTCGAGCGTGGCCATGTTGCAGGCTTCGTGCAACTGATTGCTCATGCGGTCCAGGTAAGGCTGGGATGAAACCGCCAGCGGCGTCGACGACAGATACGCGTGGCCCAGGGTCAGCACTTTCGGCAGCAGGGAATACGTGCGGCCGTCGGTCGTGGCGTAGCCCAGCTTGATCAACGTATGAAGGCAGCGGCGCACGGCGGCGCGGGGGATTTCGGTGCGGTGGCTGATCTGCGCGATGGTCAGGTGACGCTTGCGCTCCTGGAATGCCTGAATGACGGCCAGCCCACGCGCCAGCGACGTCATAAAATCCGGATCACCTGTCAGGGCCTGAATACGCTTGGCCGGGGAGGCCACGATCGGCGGGGCCAGCGAGGCAAAGGAATTACGCAGTTGATCGTTCATCTTGATACCGTTCGTCGTGGCCACGCAGGCCTGCATTAGCGCCACTCTCGCCTCTTTTTTCGGAGACATCAAGGGTGATCGGGGCGATTATCGAACCACTGGCCGATAATCGCAATTGACCCGCCGCCCCGTTGCTTATACCTTTCACAGGCCACCATGTGGCTTCTTGGAAATACTGGTCAGGTACCCACTGAGAAGTCCCAGGCACGGCCTTGCTCACCGCAAGGCCGTTTTTGTCTCTGCCTCCATTCCCCGCAAAATCTTCAATGTATGAATCCCGATACATTCACACTGATCGGCTCAATCGAATCAGCATGGAATTACGTCGCCAGAATTCTGTCTCGCCATTCCACGATTTGAATAACAAAGTTCTGACATAAATTTTACCCGCACAAACTTCGGAACCTTCGTACACGAAAAGAGTATTTATCCTCGGATATGAATAGTGGATCGCTCTACAGTTGACTCTTTTGTTCTTCTTGGAGATAGTACGCCGTAATTGACGTTCTATAACGCTACGGCGCGAGGTAACGTCCACCGCCCAATCTGGCGTGGATCCAATCCCCGAGCCGCATGCACTACCCGAGTGCATTGCCCAGCGATAGGCAGGCCAGAAGCCTGGTCGATTAGCCAGCAACGCTGGCAACCCAAAAATGAATGTTGCTACGACAGCTTTGTCGTTCTGGTGCGCGTAGCCGCAGGTGGCAGAAGTGTTTAATACACTCGACCACGACTCATCGATAACGTTTATCTTCCGTCGATCAGTCAATGGCCTTAACACTTCCGGGCACTGCGTTATCACCAGAATCAAACTCGACACAATCAGGTAACAACGTGACCAAAGATGAACTGCGCGCAGAATTAGAGCGCCAGGAACAACGTTACAAGGAAGTCTACGGTGGCGAAATCACCACCTACGCCGCTCAGCCCGAACCGGAACGCAAGCCTTGGCGCAAAAGGGCCAGCTTGCTCGATCAGGCGTTCAAGCAAGAACTGCAGAAAATGGAAGACGAGCTCAAAGAAGAGCCTTGAATCCGTTCGAGTGTCGATGCTGACGCAACGCCCAGATACCCGATTCACCCTACCCGGTTTCAGCTAAGGTTGAAGCGCGCTACTGCGTTTTTGCTTCCTTACAGAAAGTCAACGGGGTGGAAGGACAGAAATTTCGTTGCAGGTTGCTACCAATTGGCGGCTTGCCTATCGATTAGTTTTTTTTCTGTCATAATCCCGCCCCCTTAATACCGGGTCAGAAAACCTTCCATGATCGATTTATTCAGCGGACTGGATGCCTGGGTGATTGTGAGCCTGCTGCTCGCCTTGGCTTTTGTCCTCACCTTCGAGTTCATCAACGGCTTTCATGACACCGCCAACGCGGTGGCGACAGTCATTTACACCAAGGCCATGCCGCCTCATCTGGCGGTATTTTTCTCGGGTGTGTTCAACTTTCTCGGGGTACTGCTCGGCGGTGTCGGCGTGGCGTATGCCATCGTCCACTTGCTGCCGGTCGAGTTGCTGATCAACGTCAATACCGGTCATGGTCTGGCGATGGTGTTCTCGTTGCTGGCGGCGGCGATCACCTGGAATCTGGGTACGTGGTACTTCGGTATTCCAGCCTCCAGTTCGCATACCTTGATCGGGTCGATTCTCGGCGTGGGCCTGGCCAACGCGCTGATCAACCACATTCCGCTGGGCGAAGGCGTGAACTGGCAGAAGGCGATCGATATTGGCGCCTCGCTTGTGTTCTCGCCGCT
Proteins encoded:
- a CDS encoding CoA-transferase subunit beta, whose protein sequence is MTYTTSEMMTVAAARRLKNGSVCFVGIGLPSKAANLARLTSSPDVVLIYESGPIGAKPDVLPLSIGDGELAETADTVVSTSEIFRYWLQGGRVDVGFLGAAQVDRFGNINTTVVGDYHNPKVRLPGAGGAPEIAGSAKEVLIILKQSSRAFVNKLDFMTSVGHGEGGDSRKRLGLPGAGPVGIITDLCIMEPEAGTNEFVVTTLHPGVTREQVIAATGWELRFAENVVVSEEPSEYELSALRDLEARTAAAHGQAPGEA
- the pcaF gene encoding 3-oxoadipyl-CoA thiolase, yielding MMRDVFICDAIRTPIGRFGGALATVRADDLAALPIKALMERNPSVNWNEVDEVFLGCANQAGEDNRNVARMAALLAGLPETVPGVTLNRLCASGLDAVGTAFRAIACGEMELAIAGGVESMSRAPFVMGKADTAFGRGQKLEDTTLGWRFVNPQMKDQYGVETMPQTGDNVAEDFKVSREDQDAFALRSQQRTAAAQASGFFAEEIVPVRIAHKKGETIVDQDEHPRADTSLEGLAKLKPVNGAGKTVTAGNAAGLNDGAVALILASAEAVKKHGLTPRARVLGMASAGVLPRVMGIGPVPAVRKLVERLGLAVLDFDVIELNEAFASQGLAVMRELGIADDSPKVNPNGGAISLGHPLGMSGARLVLTALHQLEKTGGSKGLVTMCVGVGQGLALVIER
- the pcaD gene encoding 3-oxoadipate enol-lactonase, which gives rise to MAFVQLEDGEMYYEVEGPAGAPVLVLSNSLGTDLHMWDAQIDAFKKSFRVVRYDTRGHGRSLVTHGPYTIERLGRDVLALLDALKVKRAHFCGLSMGGLIGQWLGIHANDRLDKLVLCNTAAKIGGPEMWGPRIEMVEKGGAQAMKELGAGAVGRWFTPEFARDHADKVTPVTDVLANTSPLGYAACCAAVRDADFRKQLGSITVDTLIICGSHDAVTTVADGHYLQNHIHGSQLSDYYAAHLSSVELGETFTWRVTEFLLG
- a CDS encoding MFS family transporter, translating into MTTTHYTGEERSKRIFAIVGASSGNLVEWFDFYVYAFCAIYFAPAFFPSDDPTVQLLNTAGVFAAGFLMRPIGGWLFGRVADKHGRKNSMMISVLMMCAGSLVIACLPTYASIGAWAPFLLLVARLFQGLSVGGEYGTTATYMSEVALRGQRGFFASFQYVTLIGGQLLAVLTVVILQQFLNADELKAYGWRIPFVVGAVAAVISLLLRRSLKETTTADVRQDKDAGSIAALFRDHKAAFITVLGYTAGGSLIFYTFTTYMQKYLVNTVHMDPKVASYIMTGALFLYMCMQPVFGALADKIGRRASMLWFGALGTICTVPLLMTLKTTTSPVLAFVLITLALAIVSFYTSISGLVKAEMFPVHVRALGVGLAYAVANAIFGGSAEFVALSFKNMGSENIFYWYVTAMMAIAFLFSLRLPKKPVYLHEDH
- the pcaR gene encoding pca regulon transcriptional regulator PcaR yields the protein MNDQLRNSFASLAPPIVASPAKRIQALTGDPDFMTSLARGLAVIQAFQERKRHLTIAQISHRTEIPRAAVRRCLHTLIKLGYATTDGRTYSLLPKVLTLGHAYLSSTPLAVSSQPYLDRMSNQLHEACNMATLEGDDILYIARSATTQRLISVDLAVGGRLPAYCTSMGRILLAALDDVSLQEYLDHVDLQPKTSRTLRTPEALLECLQQVRQQGWCIVDQELEQGLRSIAVPVYDASGQVLAALNVSTSAGRVTRNELEQKFLPIMLDASRDLSTQLFT
- a CDS encoding CoA transferase subunit A encodes the protein MAEILSLHDAVKQFVNDGDTVALEGFTHLIPTAAGHEIIRQKKKDLTLVRMTPDLIYDQLIGSGCAKKLIFSWGGNPGVGSLHRLRDAVEKQWPQPMEIEEHSHADLANAYVAGASGLPFAVLRAYAGSDLPKVNPLIKSVTCPFTGEVLAAVPAVRPDVTVIHAQKADRKGNVLLWGILGVQKEAALSAKRCIVTVEEIVDDLKAPMNACVLPTWALSAVCVVPGGAHPSYAHGYYERDNRFYQAWDAIGRDREAFTAWIDEYIHGTRDFSEFQSKLARASEAK